The genomic segment TGGCCCACCTCCTCCACACTGCCCCCAAACCGAAGACCCGAACCATGTCCGCTATCTTCGTCCGCCGCCACCTCACGCACCACCACGACTCTTTCCTCTGGCCACTCCTCTCCCCGGCCGCTCGCTCCtccctccacttcgtcctccTCTCCTCGCTCCAACAAGAGCCCATCAAATCCATCCCCAAGAAGCTCTACGACACCATCTCTGAACTCGCCGCCACAATTCTCCCCGACGACCCCTCCGTCTGGTCCAACCTCCTCCCCCTCCTCTTCCAGTGGGTCACTTCTCTCGAGCCTAGGGTCCAGGAAGTCTCCCTCCTGATATTCACCCAATTAGCTCACTACATCGGTCAAACCATACTTCCTCAATTGTCCACTCTCCACTCTGTCCTTTAACTTTTCTCCTAATT from the Vigna angularis cultivar LongXiaoDou No.4 chromosome 3, ASM1680809v1, whole genome shotgun sequence genome contains:
- the LOC108324505 gene encoding uncharacterized protein LOC108324505, whose amino-acid sequence is MANDPRQNEAQVTLILGLDSTHLESLISHLMSFSNDQRSQLESLFNLCKQTRPESLLLGLAHLLHTAPKPKTRTMSAIFVRRHLTHHHDSFLWPLLSPAARSSLHFVLLSSLQQEPIKSIPKKLYDTISELAATILPDDPSVWSNLLPLLFQWVTSLEPRVQEVSLLIFTQLAHYIGQTILPQLSTLHSVL